The Amycolatopsis sp. NBC_01480 genome segment GTCCATTTCGGACTGTTCCGGGATCGGGTTCGTGAGCAGCACGCCGGACGGGGCGTACGCGCGGTGCGCGGCGATCACGGCGGCGGCCTGCTCCGCGTCGTCCACGCGCCAGCCGACCGGGTGGCCCGAAGAGCGCAGGTAGAACGCCGGGAAGTCGTCGGTGCGGTAACCGAGCACCGGCACCGAGTTCGTCTCCAGCACCTCCAGCGTCGCGGCGATGTCCAGCACCGACTTCACCCCGGAGCAGACGACCACGGTCGGCAGCTTCGCCAGCACGCCGAGGTCGGCCGAGACGTCCCAGGACTGTGCCGCGCCGAGGTGCACGCCGCCGAGCCCGCCGGTGGCGAACACGCCGATGCCGGCCGCGGCCGCGAGCGCGGACGTGCCGGCGACGGTGGTCGCGCCGGAGCGGCCGAGGCCGACCGCGGGGCCGAGGTCCCGCAGCGAAAGCTTGTCCAGCCCGGCATCGGGCGCGCAGACCCGCTCCAGCTCGGCCGGCGAAAGGCCGATCACCGGGCGGCCGTCCAGCACGGCGATGGTGGCCGGGACGGCGCCGCCCGCGCGCACGACCTGTTCGATGCGGTGGGCGACGTCGAGGTTGCGGCCGGGCGGCAGGCCGTGCGACAGGATCGTGCTCTCGAGGGCGACGACGGGGTGGCCGTCACGCAGCGCCGAGGCGACCTCCGGGTGGAGGGACAGTTGCGTACTCACGGACGGACATCATCTGTGATCGCCGGCGGGGGAGCGCCAGCGGGTCAGCTCGGCCGCCAGATTGCGCCGCGCGGCCGCCTCCCAGCGTGATCGCGCGGCTTCGCTGCGGTACAGCGGGGCGTGGGCCAGCAGGTTCTCCAGGACGGCGGCGCGTCCGGCGGCCCAGGCCGCATCGTCGTACTTCGCGTACTCCTCGCGGACAGCGATCGCGTACGCGTCGTACTCGGCGGGCGTGGCGCCGAGGATCGCGAGGTCGGCGTCGAGCAGGGCGGTGGCGGCTTCGTCGTCCTCGGGCGCCTGGTGGCCGGCGGTGGCGAGCACCAGTCCTTCGGCGCGGGCGACGTGCGGCTCGGCGACGCCCGCGCGCGTGAGCCAATGGCGCAGCCACGCGGCGCTGCGGCGCTCGTCTTCACCGGACACCGCGTCGTACACGACGTCGTGCGCCCAGGCGGCCACAGTCACCACGGCGCGCTCGGAAAAGGGCAGGTCACGGGCCAGCTGCGCGGAATCGCGCGCGACCGCCGCCGCATGGGCCAGGCCGTGGTAGCGCCGGTGCGGCTCGCCGTACTGCCACTCGAGGTACGACCACGCGTCGCGGGCCACCCGGGCGTCGCCGCGCAGTGCGGTGAAGGCGGAAAGCCAGCTTCGGTCCACGCCGCCGACGATAACGCCGCCACCGGTGATTCCGGCACTCCCGCCGCTGAGGCATGATGGACGGGTGAGCACCGAGACGCTGACGAAGCCGGAGACCGACAGTTCCGAGTCGACCGACGACGACACGCCCAAGATGTTCCACTACGTGCGCAAGAACAAGATCGCCGAAAGCGCGGTCATGGGCACGCACGTGGTGGCCCTCTGCGGCGAGGTCTTCCCGGTCACCCGGTCGCCCAAGCCGGGCTCCCCGGTCTGCCCGGCCTGCGAGGAGATCTACAAGGGCCTCCGCCCGGGCAAGGACAAGTAGCCCGCTGCGCCCCTGCCCGGGTGCGCAGGGGAAGCGCGACGCGAACAAAGATGAAAATCCTTCACCCGGTGGCTGTGCGGCCGGGGAGGAACTGGTAGATCTGCGATCCGGTTACTTCCCCCCTCCGGACGGAGTTCGCATGCGCAGAACCGGGATCGTGCTCGCCCTTGTCGTCCTGCTCGCCGCCGCGGTGCCCGGGATGGCCGGCGCCGTCACCGGGTGGACCACCGTCGGGTCCGACAACGCGCGCCCGCTCGACGAGAGCCAGGGGCTGGCGACCATCGTCCGGCCGTCCGGCACCACCATCCGCTACACCGGGATCAGCACCGTGCCCGCCGACCTCGCCGCGCAGGGCTGGAACCACGTCGGAGACCCCGGTTCGGCACAGGGCTGGTACGTCGAGCCCTACCAGCGCGACGACCGCGGCGCGAAGCTCTTCCGCGTCCAGGCCCCGGACGGCACCTGGACCGACTACAAGCACAACCTCGAATCGTGGGAGGCGAACAACAACTCGTTCGCCGCCGTCTCGCCCGACGCGCGCTGGATGGTGGCCGGCGAGTACGGCACCATGGACCGGCTCCTGGTGCACCCGATGCCCGGCGTCGCGTTCACCGACCCGGGCCAGAACCTGCCGTACGCCTCGGCCATCCGGCTCGACCACCCGGTCCGCGACGTGCAGGGCTGCGACTTCGTCAGCGACACCCGGCTGCTGTGCTCCTCCGACGACCCGGACGGCAGCCTGTTCGGCACCACCAAGCCGCTGCTGCAGGTGGACCTGGCCGCCCCGGTGTCCGGCTCCGACGTGGCCGGGCATGTGACTTCGCTGGGCCAGCTGCCGCTGGAAAGCGGCTGCAGCGGCAACTTCGAGGTCGAGGGCATCGACTTCGACGAGCGCGACAACACCCTGCGCGTCGTCGTGATGTCGCCGAGCGTCTGCATCGCCTTCGACAGCAAGACCTGGCGCTTCCACCAGTGACCGCTCGTGAGTGTTCATGACGGTTCTAACCGTCATGAACACTCACGAGCAGTGCTGGGGGTCAGGTGCGGGTGTCGTCCTTCTCCACGGCCGGTTCGGGCTCCGGCGCCTCGTCCGGGGCGGAGGAGCGAGACTCCTCCACCTCGTGCCGTTTGGGCCGCCGCAACGGGATCGTGGTGCGGTCCCAGAGCTTGTGGCCCTCCTCGGTGCGCATCCGCTCGTTCGCCCGCTCCATCTCCAGCCGCCGCCAGCGCCGCCGCTGACGCCGCGTGGCGCGCGCCGGCCACAGCTCCTGGATGGCGCTGTTGAAGTACGCGCCGCCCACCACCGCGAGCCCGATGAAGAACATCAGCAGCAGGAACGCGATCGGCGCGGCGAGCGCGCCGTAGGTGTAGCCGGTCTTGGTGATCCAGTTCAGGTAGATGCGCAGTCCCACACTGGAGAGCAGGAAGACCACCATCGCCAGCACCGCGCCCGGCAGCCCGCGGTGCCAGGGCAGCCGCCGCGGCAGCGCGAGCTTGTAGAGCGTGGTCAGCGCCAGCACGATCATCACGCCCAGCACCGGGAAGTAGAGCGTGCCGACCCACTCGGTGACGGTCGGGCGCCACTCGGCCGGGAAGAACTCCGGCAGCAGGTCCGGCCCGATCGCCAGCAGTGGCAGCCCGACCACCAGGATCACCAGCCCGCACAGGTACAGCAGCAGCGCGAAGATCCGCTGCCACACCTCGTTGCGCACGCCGTACTGGTCGTGCGCGACGGTGATCGCGTCCACGAACGAGGACATCGCCGACGAGCCCGCCCACAGCGAGATGAGGAAGCCCACCGAGACGATCTCGCCCTTGCCGACGGTGAGGATGCTGTTCACCGTCGGCTCGATGATCTCCTGCACCGCGTTGGCGCTGAAAATGGTGCGGCAGAAGGTGATGATCCGGTCGTGCGCGGCGGTGACCACGTCCTGGCCGAACCACTCGCCGACGAAGCCGAGGCTGCCCAGCAGCCCGAGCAGCAGCGGCGGGAGCGACAGGGTCTGCCAGAACGCGGCTTCGGCGGCCTCGGAGAAGATGTTGCCGTCCCAGGCCTTGGCGAAGGTGCGCGTGATGAGGCGCCACGGCCCCTTGCGCGCCGTCTTCATCGCGGTCGCCGCCCCGGCGTCCGGTTTCGCCTCGCTCATGGTGGGTCCCAGCATGGTCCATTCGCGCGAATTTGGCTCGTCACCGGTGGTATTCGCGGGCGTGTCGGGTGAACGCCGGGTGAGTTCCGCCGTGGCGGTGCCCCGCGCCGGCGCACCCGGAAGGTAAGCTCACGGGAGTGCCCTCACCGCAGTCGCCGGCGTCGAAGCCGGTACCACAGTGGGGGTTCTTGCATGTCACAGCCGCACGTCACGGCCGAAGGCCGCGGCATCCGCGTTATCCGAGCAGGGGGTGAGCCGAGTTTGTCCGACACGACCGAACGGGTCCTCGGGGCACCGCCCGCCGAGCAGGACTCCACCGCCCGCCCGCTGCGGGCCTGGCAGCGCCGCGCGCTGACCAAGTACCTGACCCGGCGGCCGAAGGACTTCCTGGCGGTCGCGACGCCGGGCGCCGGCAAGACGGTGTTCGGCCTGCGGATCGCGGCAGAGCTGCTGTCGGACCGCACCATCGAGGCCGTCACGATCGTCACCCCGACCGAGCACCTGAAGCACCAGTGGGCCGCTTCGGCCGCGGCGGCCGGGATCGCGATCGACTCCAACTTCCGCAACACCACCGGCGTCACGTCGTCGGACTACCAGGGCGTCGCGGTCACGTACGCGCAGATCGCCGCGCACCCCACGCTGCACCGGGTGCGCACGGAGAACCGCAAGACGCTGGTCATCCTCGACGAGATCCACCACGGCGGCGACGCGAAGTCGTGGGGCGACGCGGTGCGCGAGTCGTTCACCCCCGCGGTGCGCCGGCTCGCGCTGACCGGGACCCCGTTCCGCAGCGACGATTCGGCCATCCCGTTCGTCACCTACGAGCCCGACGAGAGCGGCTTCCAGCGCAGCAAGGCCGACCACTCGTACGGCTACGCCGAGGCGCTGGCCGACGGCGTGGTCCGGCCGGTGGTCTTCCTCGCCTACTCCGGCGAAGCCTCCTGGCGCACCAGCGCGGGGGAGGAGTTCACCGCGCGCCTGGGCGAACCGCTCACCGCGGAGCAGAACGCGCGGGCCTGGCGCACGGCGCTGGACCCGGCGGGCGAGTGGGTCCCGTCGGTGCTCCAGGCCGCCGATACCCGGCTTTCGCAGCTGCGCGCGCAGGGCATCCCGGACGCGGGCGGCCTGGTCATCGCGACGGACCAGGAGTCGGCCCGCGCGTACGCGAAGATCCTGGAGCGGATGTCCGGGCAGACCCCGACCGTGGTGCTCTCGGACGACCCCAAGGCGTCCGGGCGGATCAAGGAGTTCTCCGACTCGACCGACCGCTGGCTGGTCGCGGTCCGGATGGTCTCGGAGGGCGTCGACGTGCCGCGGCTGGCTGTGGGTGTGTACGCCACCAGCGCGTCCACCCCGCTGTTCTTCGCCCAGGCCATCGGCCGTTACGTGCGGGCCCGCAAGCCCGGCGAGACGGCCAGTGTCTTCCTGCCCAGCGTCCCGGTGCTGCTGGAGCTGGCGAGCGAGCTGGAAGCCCAGCGCGACCACGTGCTCGGCAAGCCGCACCGCGAGAAGGAGGGCTGGGACGACGAGCTCCTCGCCCAGGCCAACCGGACCGAGGACGAGCCGGGCGAGGAGGAGAAGGCGTTCACCTCCCTCGGCGCGTCGGCCGAACTCGATCAGGTGATCTACGACGGCAACTCGTTCGGGACCGCCGTCTTCTCCGGCTCCGACGAGGAGCAGGAGTACCTCGGCCTGCCCGGCCTGCTGGAGCCGGACCAGGTCCGCGCCCTGCTGCGCAAGCGGCAGGAGGAGCAGCTCTCCGACGAGAAACGCCGCAAGCCCAAGGACGAGCAGCCCGCGGCGCCCGCGCGGCCGCAGTCGGTGAGCGAGCGGATCGGCACGCTGCGCAAGGAGCTGAACGCGCTGGTCGGCATGTACCACCACCGCACCAAGAAGCCCCACGGCGCGATCCACAACGAGCTACGCAGGGTGTGCGGCGGGCCGCCCACCGCCATGGCGACCATGGAGCAGCTCGAGGAACGGATCGTCACGCTCCGTTCCTGGTAGCGCCGGTCCCGCCCGCCCTGCTGGCCCCTCGCTCCAAGCGCCCCAATGTGGCGTTGGTTGCGCTCAACGCACCCAATGTGGCGTTGGGTGCGTGGAATCAGGGCTGGGCGCGGAGCGTCTCCGTTGAGGGTGGTGGTGGGGCAGGGCTGGAGCACCGAACGCCACATTGGGGCGCATCGCGTTGGGCCGACCGGGTACGCGCCGGGCCCGGGTTTCATGATCACTGCGCGTGTTCCGCCGGCGCCACGATCGACGGTCACGCTGAGTATGTGCTGGCGATCACTCCGTCAGGCGATTTACGCTTTCCGGACGGTCGCCGGGCCATGTTGCCGAACCGTGTCCAATTGGTGTCATTTAATCGATCCAGCTATCTTCCGCGAAGCTGCTCAGCGGCATATGTTGTCGGCCACAACATATGCGCGTCGGTGCGCCGGGTCCCCGGATTCACCGCCCGCGAGCATGATCCGGAAGGAACGAGGATGCGCAGCAGAACCCTTACCCTCCTTGCCGCCACGGTGAGCGCCGGCCTGGTGCTTACCGCTTGCGGTGCCAACTCCAACTCCGGGGGCTCTGCGAACAGCTCCTCGGCGGCCTCCGCTCCGGCGGGCGGCGGCGCCAACGGCAAGGTCGGCGTGATCCTCCCGGAGACCGCCACCTCCGCCCGCTGGGAAGCCTTCGACAAGCCGATGCTCCAGGCCGCGCTCTCGGCCCAGGGCTTCTCGGCGGACATCCAGAACGCCCAGGGCGACAACCAGAAGTTCTCGACGCTGGCCGACGGCTTCATCAGCCAGGGCGTCAAGGTCCTGGTCATCGCCCCGTCCGACCCGGCGGTCGGCGCGGCCATCGAGGCCAAGGCGAAGACCGCGGGCATCCCGGTCATCGACTACGACCGCCCGAGCCTCGGCGGCTCGGCCGACTACTACGTCTCGTTCGACAACGAGAAGGTCGGCGAGCTTCAGGCCCAGGGCCTGGTCGACGCGCTGAAGGGCAAGCCGAAGCCGGCCATCGTCCAGATCGAGGGCGCGCCGACGGACAACAACGCCACCCTGTTCGGCGACGGGCACGACAAGATCCTCAAGCCGCTGTACGCCTCGGGCGCCATGACGCTGGTCCGCAAGCAGGCCATCAACGACTGGGACGCCGCGCTCGGCGGCACCACCTTCGAGCAGATCTTCACCGGCGCCGGCGGCAAGATCGACGGTGTCGTGGCGGCGAACGACGAGCTCGCCGGCGCGGTCATCACCGTGCTGAAGAAGAACGGCCTCAACGGCAAGGTCCCGGTCACCGGCCAGGACTCCACCGCGGCCGGCCTGCAGGCCATCCTGCGCGGCGACCAGACGCTGACGATCTTCAAGCCGATCAAGGAAGAGGCGGAGAACACCGCGAAGCTGGCCGCCGCGCTGGCGAAGAACGACACGGCCGCCGCCGACAAGATCGCCACGGGCACGCTGCACGACCCGAAGAACAACCGCGACCTCAAGTCGGTCCTGCTGACCCCGCAGCTGATCACCATCAACAACGTCAAGGACGTCGTCTCCCAGGGCTACGTCAAGGCGTCGGAGATCTGCACCGGCGACCTCGCCGCCAAGTGCACCCAGTACGGCATCTCCTGAGCTGACTGAGTAGCACAACCCCGTTACCGCCGGGCCGGGATGCGTACCCCG includes the following:
- a CDS encoding pseudouridine-5'-phosphate glycosidase, which codes for MSTQLSLHPEVASALRDGHPVVALESTILSHGLPPGRNLDVAHRIEQVVRAGGAVPATIAVLDGRPVIGLSPAELERVCAPDAGLDKLSLRDLGPAVGLGRSGATTVAGTSALAAAAGIGVFATGGLGGVHLGAAQSWDVSADLGVLAKLPTVVVCSGVKSVLDIAATLEVLETNSVPVLGYRTDDFPAFYLRSSGHPVGWRVDDAEQAAAVIAAHRAYAPSGVLLTNPIPEQSEMDKMLHDRLLEEGLNLLRENNVHGSDVTPVLLEHFHTASGGVSIDANEALVLSNAKLAAEVAVALS
- a CDS encoding HD domain-containing protein codes for the protein MDRSWLSAFTALRGDARVARDAWSYLEWQYGEPHRRYHGLAHAAAVARDSAQLARDLPFSERAVVTVAAWAHDVVYDAVSGEDERRSAAWLRHWLTRAGVAEPHVARAEGLVLATAGHQAPEDDEAATALLDADLAILGATPAEYDAYAIAVREEYAKYDDAAWAAGRAAVLENLLAHAPLYRSEAARSRWEAAARRNLAAELTRWRSPAGDHR
- a CDS encoding sugar ABC transporter substrate-binding protein, whose translation is MRSRTLTLLAATVSAGLVLTACGANSNSGGSANSSSAASAPAGGGANGKVGVILPETATSARWEAFDKPMLQAALSAQGFSADIQNAQGDNQKFSTLADGFISQGVKVLVIAPSDPAVGAAIEAKAKTAGIPVIDYDRPSLGGSADYYVSFDNEKVGELQAQGLVDALKGKPKPAIVQIEGAPTDNNATLFGDGHDKILKPLYASGAMTLVRKQAINDWDAALGGTTFEQIFTGAGGKIDGVVAANDELAGAVITVLKKNGLNGKVPVTGQDSTAAGLQAILRGDQTLTIFKPIKEEAENTAKLAAALAKNDTAAADKIATGTLHDPKNNRDLKSVLLTPQLITINNVKDVVSQGYVKASEICTGDLAAKCTQYGIS
- a CDS encoding YihY/virulence factor BrkB family protein, with translation MSEAKPDAGAATAMKTARKGPWRLITRTFAKAWDGNIFSEAAEAAFWQTLSLPPLLLGLLGSLGFVGEWFGQDVVTAAHDRIITFCRTIFSANAVQEIIEPTVNSILTVGKGEIVSVGFLISLWAGSSAMSSFVDAITVAHDQYGVRNEVWQRIFALLLYLCGLVILVVGLPLLAIGPDLLPEFFPAEWRPTVTEWVGTLYFPVLGVMIVLALTTLYKLALPRRLPWHRGLPGAVLAMVVFLLSSVGLRIYLNWITKTGYTYGALAAPIAFLLLMFFIGLAVVGGAYFNSAIQELWPARATRRQRRRWRRLEMERANERMRTEEGHKLWDRTTIPLRRPKRHEVEESRSSAPDEAPEPEPAVEKDDTRT
- a CDS encoding DUF3039 domain-containing protein, which gives rise to MSTETLTKPETDSSESTDDDTPKMFHYVRKNKIAESAVMGTHVVALCGEVFPVTRSPKPGSPVCPACEEIYKGLRPGKDK
- a CDS encoding DEAD/DEAH box helicase; this translates as MSDTTERVLGAPPAEQDSTARPLRAWQRRALTKYLTRRPKDFLAVATPGAGKTVFGLRIAAELLSDRTIEAVTIVTPTEHLKHQWAASAAAAGIAIDSNFRNTTGVTSSDYQGVAVTYAQIAAHPTLHRVRTENRKTLVILDEIHHGGDAKSWGDAVRESFTPAVRRLALTGTPFRSDDSAIPFVTYEPDESGFQRSKADHSYGYAEALADGVVRPVVFLAYSGEASWRTSAGEEFTARLGEPLTAEQNARAWRTALDPAGEWVPSVLQAADTRLSQLRAQGIPDAGGLVIATDQESARAYAKILERMSGQTPTVVLSDDPKASGRIKEFSDSTDRWLVAVRMVSEGVDVPRLAVGVYATSASTPLFFAQAIGRYVRARKPGETASVFLPSVPVLLELASELEAQRDHVLGKPHREKEGWDDELLAQANRTEDEPGEEEKAFTSLGASAELDQVIYDGNSFGTAVFSGSDEEQEYLGLPGLLEPDQVRALLRKRQEEQLSDEKRRKPKDEQPAAPARPQSVSERIGTLRKELNALVGMYHHRTKKPHGAIHNELRRVCGGPPTAMATMEQLEERIVTLRSW